The Vidua macroura isolate BioBank_ID:100142 chromosome 2, ASM2450914v1, whole genome shotgun sequence DNA window tttgaaaaggcaacattaattttaagaaaagaagaCATGCTATGTTTTGCTGCCTGAAAATAGCTCTACCCAACAGCTAAGTGTAAATGTTCCTCCCTGATTAGACATTACCACTTCATTTGACTACTATTAATCAAAAGGCTCATTTCAACATTCACTGACATTAGCTGGAAAACTGCTAAAATGACATGACATTTTTTTGACTGAAGCCAAAACTATCATGTCTTTTAACAAAGATATGTTGAACTATTCATTTGAACTTCTTGTCATCTAAAATATAAGGCTGTTAAAACAACAAGCTGTTAGCTGATTTTTTATCCGCTTAGCAAGAAATAACAACAGTCTtagttttctgctttctgagatatgcatttgctttttaaaagaccaaaacaaaagaatacTGGAGACAGGACAAAAAGATTAGTATGCTTTTTCAGAATTGTAATGTAATTCAGAATTAAGAACTAAATTGGTTTTGAATGTTTAGagagcagattttaaaaatcagatccTGCTCTTTACAATTCCTGTAACAATCACTTCTTGAGCATGTAATTTCAGAATCAACCCACAGCTGcaagctgcttttcctgtctTGCTATTTACAAGTGGTCTTCAATTTAAGGCTCTGGATATAGAGATGTGAATTTTAAATCACTCAAATGCTCCTGTATGAACTAAAAATGGTACTTCAGCTTTTAATGTTTCTGTTCCTTATCTACAGAAACAGGGTGAAAGTCTTTCCAGCAGAACAGAAtgttggaagaagaaaaaaattaatgctacAAGATATTCAGATGTtacattaatatatatatatgatttcTGTATAAACCAAATGTAAGTATCTTCAACTGACTCCCTCCCTGTATGCCTGAAAGTACTGATCCTCTCTGACCATTACCGCAGGACATGTGCCTTGGCCATAAATCAGAGAAACTAAAATATCATTTTAGATACAGATTAAATACAACAAAACAGTAAGTTGAACTGAAACATTTGATTCAGAGAAAATTTGTTATGAATTTCAAAATTTCTGAGTTCATCAAGCAACCCACAGAGTTTCTACTCATCATTCTACTCAGCTGGATATCAGAtgacatatttatatttatttttaagctgttaGAAAATTATGAAGGCCTACATGGAAACCTAAGTTCAACTTTCTGCAAAATGCACAGTGCCTCTAAACGCCATATCTCTCTAGCTGGCTTTCAGTCTGGCATTTTCCCCCTCTTGGATAGGACTCAAATATGTTATTACCTCAAAGACAACAGTGGACGCAAATAAATCCTGACATATAAACATCCcattccctcctcttcccagaaGACTCCTATCCAAATATGCTACTGCAAAACATAGAAGCCAAGAGAATGCTAACAAGTTGCTTGTACTGCTCACCTacctccttttattttcacaggCATTTCAAATGTTTCATTTGTGTTGCTTACTCTGCAGATCAAATCCTGTGCACTAATGCTCTGAATGTTGTAGATTTCCAGTTTACTGGTGATGGACACAATACCATTTTTGTGCTTGACTGTCTTCTGTGTAGGAGTAGAATTGAACAGGTTGTTCCAGGTGATGGTGGGCTCTGGGAGGCCATTAGCATTACAGATGACTATCAAATGATCTTCAGAAATGTTGTGATGGACAGATGCATTGAGACCTTCCAACACACAAATGAGACAAGTCATCACCACAGTGAGCACCTGGTTGTAACCAGTAGTAGCAGCCTAACCATTACAAATCCGAGCAAAACTTACTAGATTCACACTGAGCCGAATGGCAAGGAATGCAAGAAGAGTTCCCTGGGTCAGGTACCCTCCATGCCTCAATACTCCTTCCCCATACTTAAGTTATATACCCTAAAGATTCCACTCAATCTGAAATCCAAGtattaaaataatctgttaagtaaaataatttattggtCCTATCTGCTAATTCCCTATCAATGGTAGGGTTTGGCAGAGCAGCTCACAGCACTGGAGTTGTACCTTGCACCAAAAGGAAACTCCAATGGGCAATGTTGGTTTGCCCAAGTCCCAGCTGGGACTGATCAAGGACTTAGAAAGATTCCACTCCTTGCTTTTCAGCTGCTACTCAAGGAGTAACAAACAAGAGCCAAAACGACCACAATAGTCTTGAATACGACCCACAGAGTTTTGCTCAGAGCAGTAGTGCTCTGTTTCTACATCATGTTCCACCAAGGGATGCTCCTATCACTGCAATTCTTGAATCTGCTCAAGGAAATACTGTGGGTGAGAAAACACCTCTTATTTCACTATAGACATATCCCTGCAGAGAACCTCACCAAAAACACTCAGGCAGGTATTTCCTGAGAGAGGGCCCGAAGGGAAAACATTGAAGAGACACTTGTAACATCCTGAATCGTCCATTCTAGTGTCCCAAAAAGTTATGCTTGTCTTATTGAGTTCCAAACTTGTGAAATTCATTCTGTCTTCATAGGGCTTCTGAATCTTTAATCCATTTGTTTCACTGTATGTAGCTATATTATCATGTAATTCTTCTGAGTCCTTTTGCCATGTCACTTGCAGAACATCCATGGGTTTTGTCAGGGCACAGCTCAGAGTCACACTGTCACCCATCCTCACTTTTGTGTGTCCAGCCTGCGGAACCACTGCAATGACAGTAAATGGTTAATGAAATGGAAAGATATCACACACATTCAGAAGCCTAATGTTGATTCTAAGGCCTGGATTACCCACAGACACAACTCTTTCAGTTACATACTGTTTCTGTGGCTTTCCCCTGAAAAAAAGTCCATCTCCTACATGCTCCTAGGAATCAATGTTGATTTACATTGGCTGAGGCTTTAGCTTTCTTCTAAGATacttaaaagacaaaaagactTACCTATTTCTGTACCCATATCTGCAGACTTCCCTCTTAAGTTTTACTAAATCAGCTCATGACTTCCTATTCTCAGCAAATATTCAGTTTTTGTTTCCTAAGAGCTAGAGGAAGATTGAATGCATAAGAGAAGTACACACCAAGCCATTATCAGAGAAGTAAacagcaaaatgcttttaaaaggcattttgaaCTGTAGTTTCAGAGTTCACGGTGCATTTGAGATGGAGGGAAGGAAGTCCTTTTGGGATGCCCCACTCTTGGAAGCTGTCAACTCAGGTTAACAATGGTGTCCAGTGTCACTGTAGATACGGATGCTTCTTGTCCTTCCCATCTCTaaatgctgctccaggaggatTTGTATCACAGCTACCAGCTCCATGTCTCTGTCTCAGGTATGTAAGAATGTAAGTCAAGCAGCACCAGCAATCTGTATTTCACCTATTTTTGTCTCTTACTCTGCTGAAGTCTCAGAAACCTGAAACCAGTTCCCCAAAAAATTTCAAGCAGATTTCAGGAAATTCAATTTACCATTTGCCTTTCCAAGCCCAGAATATgccaaacacaaaaccagagctCGTAAAGTcattttggaagagaaaatctGCTTCACCTAAAGAAAGACAAGAAGAGATGACAGATCATTTTCTGGTGATATTTTACATTCAAGGTGCAAAAAATTAACAgatttttcctgtggaaaagaaTGTAGTTCTGGGGTCAGACAGCAAGACTTGACAAGTTTTATTGCCTTGTTTCCTACAATTGAATTGTAGACCTGCCTGGAACTGAAGTTGGTGTTCTATTcaagaggaaacaaaattttgcaaaaaatacCTCTGTAACACACTCTACCCACTGCTCAGTTTTTTTGCTAATGCCTGCAAAACTAGTTGAAGCATCCTGGGACCATCTTCTGTCAAGAATTTAAACAAAGCCCAACCTTTTAAAGATTTTCACAATGTGCAAAAAATAGAAGAGACAATCAACCGAGAAGCATTTTCTATATTACACAGGTTAAAAAAGAAGGGCTggtaaataaatcaataaataagaggaagaaaaaagtactTAAAAACAAATTGCCAGCAAACTTGTGTACACACTGCATACACCCACAACCAGAAACCTgcctttaaattttaaacacaATGTGCTAAAACAACTCCTGATATAACTCTCCAGTTACCAAGAACTAACAGAAACCAAGTTGTTATGTGTAGAATCACAAAACAAGAACCTATGAGCAACGAGCCCAGTGAAAAAAAGTTTCTGTAGTCAGATATTTGAGCACAGCTATAAGAAATTCAGATAGATACTCCTACAAGCA harbors:
- the LOC128804317 gene encoding OX-2 membrane glycoprotein-like isoform X1 yields the protein MTLRALVLCLAYSGLGKANVVPQAGHTKVRMGDSVTLSCALTKPMDVLQVTWQKDSEELHDNIATYSETNGLKIQKPYEDRMNFTSLELNKTSITFWDTRMDDSGCYKCLFNVFPSGPLSGNTCLSVFGLNASVHHNISEDHLIVICNANGLPEPTITWNNLFNSTPTQKTVKHKNGIVSITSKLEIYNIQSISAQDLICRVSNTNETFEMPVKIKGEEGLSLLWLVIIVVLLAVIIVLILIMLFWRKILCRRS
- the LOC128804317 gene encoding OX-2 membrane glycoprotein-like isoform X2, yielding MGDSVTLSCALTKPMDVLQVTWQKDSEELHDNIATYSETNGLKIQKPYEDRMNFTSLELNKTSITFWDTRMDDSGCYKCLFNVFPSGPLSGNTCLSVFGLNASVHHNISEDHLIVICNANGLPEPTITWNNLFNSTPTQKTVKHKNGIVSITSKLEIYNIQSISAQDLICRVSNTNETFEMPVKIKGEEGLSLLWLVIIVVLLAVIIVLILIMLFWRKILCRRS